The region AAGGGAGCTGGAACGGAGGcaacttgattaaaaaaattgacACGGTGGAAATTCAGTCATAGTTAACATGGTCATTGAGGCATAGGTTAATTATGTCAGGAGGTAGAAATAAAATGGAATCCCGCAACCTCGGGCATGGTAAATAATTTGCATAATTTGTAAACGGGCCTTCCCGACCATGAATTGATTCTTTTGGTGACTGAAGCCGAGAAAATGTGTCCACAAAGCCCAAGATGGGTTAATGTAGATCAAAAAATGAAGACaacattttagtcattttaatTTGTCACATTCTAGACATAACTGAAGACAGCACACATTAAAAACACCTTATCCCATTAACAGCACTAACACTGAGTCAAGAACAGGCATACAGGCACAAACAGTGAAATGATGATACTCTTACGTGAGAGAACATCAGCaacaaatgtttatatttacaaaGTCTGGGGAGGAAAATGATTTCCATAGGAATTCATACAAACACTGTATGCTGAGAATCAAGCCTCGAAATGTCCTGACTGTTGTAAAATGATGCTGTGTATATGTGTCCAATGTCAAATCCCAGACcagctggaaaatgcaaaatcccacaaaattgttttaaaatttcatttacACATGCAATACAGTGAAATTTGTAGAAAATTAACCGTATATGGGGAATACTCAAAATAGGTTTattgagaaaataataaaattttttgaaatgttatttcaataatttttttatctgGGATGGAAAATGGTAGCTGGTAATCCTCCCCTCCATCGCTGGGGTTTCGTTCCAGACCGCCCCAGCAATATGTGAAATCCGCGATACAAAAATACACCCTCGGCATGTTTTGATAGCATTTACGGCACTTCATCTTTTTTAAAGGTCTttcaacacacttttaaaacaatacaaatacatttaaacacacatatatatcaattgataacacaaaaatattgtacaaacagtatagaaaaataaagtaacaactgtaataatgATATAGCGGGAATGCGAAGggtgaaccacgatatagccggagtactgtataataaattaaattaaaataaaaaatagtcacaatttgtttaatattagtcaaaaatgtaactatttttaaaactattaaTTATTTGCTGAgggagtgttttttaaaaaaatattttttaattttatttttctcagggATTGAAAACATTATAATAAATTCAGTTTTAAAAATCCATTGGTAGTTagttaaattaatacaaaatgtacctATTTTGGTCTTACTTGTAAGatgttttaattaataatattgtataaaggattttattttaataatttattttatatttcacaatgAAAATGGAATAATGTAATTAAagttatttaatttaatcaaaACGTATACAACAGTACTTAATGTTATTAttacgaaaaaaaaagaaccattcTGGGGGTCACTCATAAAATTGCAATTATTGTTATTGAATTTTTGGAtactaatttaaataaaataaaattagaggTAGTTTTGCTCTGCCATTATGACATGACACAATCCCTGAAAGTTTGACATAGCGACATAGCAACATAGCGAGTCACtaaaatttgatttctcatttcattttcatttgaacaaGTTATGTTGATCACTTTGGACCGGGGTTTAATATGGAGTGTATTGGAAagactacctttttttttttttttttttttttttttttaaatgtcactttCTGAATGCCTTCAAAGCTGCCGTTGAAGCATTTATAAACAAGTCGAGGTAGCTGCtgcatgaatttaaaaaatggctaaaaaaaacatggaacaaattaacagTGAATGTAAAAATCAGTCATAGTCGAAATGCAATTTGCCAGGGGCTTTAATCCACCATTATGTGAATGAACCCTGGCAGAAATAATTTCATTCAACTTTAATTGCTCATCAGGTCGACGAGCAAACAAGTCGTTTTACCTGGAAATCCTGCAGGCAGTGACGTGGGTCTTCCCACATGAGAGCATACCAAATGTCAATGTTTGGGTGAGTAgtcttactttattttagttgtatttgaCAGTCTTTAACTTCTTTGTGTGCTTGTATGACAGTCGAGGAtgttaaaatacttttatttttaatgatcttAACCGTCCTGTTATGTTTGTGTCTTTCGTACACCAAAAATGTCCACGGGTAAACATGCACTGCTTTACGTGTatcaatttaaataaataaataaataaataaacaaacaaactgtaTCTAAAGTGGCCATTGTGAATATATACCTGTATTTACCTGTACTCAAAATATCTACTACTTCAGCTTAgtctatgttcacactgcagggcacgATGCCCAATTCTTATTctttttgttaaatccgatTTTTTTTACGTCGTCgctcacattacaaaaacaaacgcgACTTATAATGTGGACGGATGAGCGTAACCACTCGCATCGGATACATATCCAATTTATATCCCCATATGAAAGAGGTCCGTGTCAGATTAGAAACATTTAGATTTGTACCGTTCAcactgacatgaaaaaaaatcacgatGTACGTCACGttgggaaatttttttttgacttgaccTGCAAAAATGTGAACATAGCCTTCGTCTTTGCATTCCAGAGGTAGAATAGAGAGCAGAgaacaattgttttgttgtctgctAGTCCTGTTAGCATGCTCCTCCTGCTTGTTGCCTCATTTAACTCATCAAACACATCACTGTTTTCTTGTGGCATGAAAGTCGGGATTTGTTGCTGAACCGGTACAGTATTTCAAAGCTGCTCAGTATAAGTTGTCCATTTCTTTATTAATCCAAACACTCTAGACtttagattttgttttccttGTGCATTGAAAATCATTCTGTGCCAATCACCAGTTTCAGCGTGGCTGGCGCCGGCGTCGTTGCGTGTACTATTATCAATACGTATTTAcacctttatttgtttttcgtCGTCCTTGTCAGAGATGTTAAGGCGTGACACACCAAGCCGACGGACTGCCGCATCGGTCGACAGTCGGCAATGTTGGAGCATGCGTGGGATTTGTTTTATGAGCTCTCGTGTTTCCTATTGTTTCCAACCCTAGAATGATGTCGATTTGCACATTTGTGGCTTCCGACGTAAGCCGCTTTTACGGAAGTCATTAAGACAGCTTTTTTCAACAAGAAATAAGCAATACAGTGTCATATTGTAAAGAGTCGCTCAATGTAACCGTGCAGATGTCAGTAATCAAACATTCCGACTTTTTTTGTGCGAATGCTATGTCCATTTTCTTGTAATTTGAGGATTTTTCCACTTCTCAGTGTGCCACTAGTATGCAATGTAGTGTGGTATCATAAAGTGCCTTATGTATAGACACAGATGTCTGTTTTCCAACATTCCAATTTTTTTATGCTAATTTATAGCTTCTGACGtgagcccctttcacactggccAGCTAAGCTGTGGTTTTTTTCCAACAGGAAATAAAGACACAAGGTCAGCAAAGTTGTAGCAATGCAGTGTAGGATTTGCGTTATGGATCATTTGTCACTGTTGCAGTCCACTTACATTGGAGCCAAGAAACCAGCAGGCATCAAGCATCCACTTTGTGATGTCGCCACCCAGAGGACTGGAGTGGAATGATATCACCCCACCACATGTTCAGGATTGTTCAACCTCAGCAGAGGTCTGGACTCCACCGACATTCCAGTTTAGCACGGAACAGTCGCACCACCGCCGGTAGGTTCACACGGGGACGCCGGTGTTATTTTCCGCCAGGTTGACGAGCTTAGCGGGGGGTGCGTCGGTCGTGTCTCGACGGCCCCCCGCTGCCGGGCTGGAGTCCTGCAGGGGCCACATTTCCTGCCAGGTGAGCGAGGGCTGATGGATGGGGTGGCTGGCCACCGCCGGCTTCCGCTGCCTATAGTTGGCCCACACCTGCATCAGGGTCTCCCTGAAGGGACGGGTGGTCAGCGTGTAAAGGATGGGGTTGAGGGCGCTGTTGATGGGCAGGATGAATATCACCACCCACGAGGTAATTGTGCCTGTGGgggggaagaagaaggagaTGGGAGGAAAAGCTAATTAGGGAAAATAAATGTGGACTTAAAACATTACATCATGTGGTTTTAATGCTCTTTGCTTTTCAGGAGACTTTTACCAAAGCACGTCGCTGAAAGCAATTCAGCAATCAAAGTAATTCCTCAGATCCCAACAGGGTTTGTCATTAGAAAGCGTGCCCGGTAATGAATTTAGCACGCAAACTAAGTTTGCTAACCAATGCAAAAACACAAGTCGCTCTTTAAAGGAAAAGAGGCCGCactaaagactttttttttttacacacgcaTGGCCCTTTGATTTTGACCCTTACAAATCTAATCCTAAcccttaaaaccctaaccctaattcttaaaaccctaacttttgaaaaaaattaaaacactccgcttgcattgtaaaaaaaaaaaaaaaaaaaaaaaaaagctccctcCCGTTTTAATGCAAattaccgccacctagaggGCCGGAGTGTAAGAGTATGGCACACAAAGCGTGCGGCGTACTATACCGGGAATCTCCACCTGCAGCAGGGACAGGATCTTGAGGACGAAAATGGGGATCCAGCAGAGTGAGTCTGTGATGACAATGGAGAAGAAGCGTTTGGCGATGGTCACCTCCTTCTTGATGTGGTTGCTGTACTTGGTGGTCCGCGTTCCCGTGCGCTGGATGTTGTAGAACATGCTGGCGTACGACAGTACGATGATCAGGAATGCAACTAGGTTTAGACCTGTGcgggtggggggttggggggcagTAGAGACAGATAGTAACCCTTGAcactagtgatgcaccgaaatatCGAAACCGAAAACCGAAACTCCgaaaaaaatcatcaattaATCCGAACATTAACCCTTAAAACCCTAACACTAACCCCGCTCACCCAGGAAGATGGCGATGGAGTATATGTGCGTCCAGAGCGTCTCGGGCTGCTCCGAGTGCAGCGGGAAGCACACGCCGTTGGTACCGTAGAAGTTACGGAATAGCCCCTTGCAGGCCAGGGGCAGGAAGGCCACCATGAAGCCGAACACCCAGATGCCCAGGAGCATCGTCACGGTACGGCGCCAACCCGGCGTCAGGTAGCGGAAGGGGTACACGATGCAGATGTACTTCTCCAGAGTCAGGTAGGTGAGCAGCAGGACCGACACCTCGGTGGACAGCATGGCCAGGGAGCCGACCACCTGACACTGGCCGCTGTCCATCCAGGCTTGGGCGTGACGGTTGTACTCGCCGCGGAACTTCAGGTCGTACACCCCGATCATGAACAGGTAGATGCCCATCAACCCATCTGCGCCTGAGAAGGGAACGTGGAAGGATTATTTACGAGTAATAGTCAACATACGCAGTAGTGGTAGTATTCGTAGTAGTTGCGGtagaataattaattaaaaataaaaagtcatttgattatttattgaatAGTACAAGTTACAGTTACTAGTGCATTCTTTGTCCTCACGAGAAAGACAATTCTGCACACTAGTTGAATGACTAGGGTGCAGGAGAAGAACGACTCAGTCTTACAGCGACATTTTATTTCTGCTACTGCCTGAAAGATATTTCTGCACATATTCTCCCGTGTGCGTTAAGTCAGAAAAGCGTGCAGCTGTGCGCTTTGCTGTGCTCATTCTCCCGTGAACTCAGTACTGTCACTGATGCACCCTCATGCAAACTACGCACTCCGGGTGGAGCAACGCAATCAACGTGGCCGTTCGCTGTCAAATCTTTTCTGACTGCGCCCATTGTGCCATCCTCTTAATTCTGTCATTTGCTCACTATGGCTCGCCCACGGTCTTTGGTGCAAGCTGGTTGCAGGGCACCGCTAAACTATCCAACGGCACCCACAAGAGCTTTTCTGTTGACGGACCTCCAAACATGCGTTcagtcataagcacagtattctgattaaattacttttattggatttatttcatacagattaataataataaaaaaaagcctttaGCGTGTTTGAAAAGTGGTGTGCACGTCAGCGGTGCTCACGTCTCACTGGCGACATCTAACTTCCGTATCCGTTACGGGAGTTCATTTCGCttttaaagtgtgtttaaagtgttttaCAAATGGATTTTTATGGCAATCACATGCTTCGGGGAAACTCCAGTTGCCAGGTACCGAAGCCTCTAATAGGTGCACTAATAGAATGAAGTTGTTGGACTCGTGATGCCTTTTCCACTACTGCCTTCAACTACTGTGCGATAATtctgcgcactagtagaatggcTAGGGTGCACTGGTAGAATGACCTGGGTGCACTAGTAGAAAGGTTCttaatattgacatttttttccactacagCCCTACATTACATATGACTAGTAGAATGTTTGTTATGAGTCGTAGTACTGGTTTCTCGTACTAATTTACCCAAAAATGAAATCCCTCAAAACCAGTTTATTAAATTTGGTAGGCGTAGGCCCATTAGATATCACGAGTAGACTCACAAGAAAGTCAAGAACACATACCCTAAAACACACTGGaaggcggccattttggtttgaagcggacATTTTCGGCTCCTTTCAAATTTCCAGGGTCTCTCAAAAGGGAATTTGTCTAACAGATTTGAGTCAATTGCTACCAATTTTGAAATACGTATACTAGACCGATCGATGATGCTAAATCTTGAAACATTTGACGTTTCATCATTACATGTGCGTGGAGCTTGGCGGCGAAGTTTGATGAGCAATGCTCCAAGGTCAGAACTTGAACAAATGATGAATGTCCTGCTTTTATTAAAACCAAAGGTAAATAGCGGGATTCTGGGTGGCATTTAAAGATGGAGACACTTTTAATACCGTTATTGTAGCAGTGGTGTACCGGGACTATTACTATAAAGGTATTAAAAGTGTGAAAAGTCAGAAGTGTCGCGAGACAAAGGAAATTCATTCATAACCGCCGTTATCAGCCAGTCATGGGTTGCCACAATATTCTAACGTAACACATAAAAACCCTCATATAAGGTTTAGCGCGCTGAGAAATGTCAAAGAGATAgggtatgatttaaaaaaatgggccAAGCCGAATGTGCTCACTCAAAGAGAACGACGGATTTCGTGATGGAAATGATAAGGTAAAAACAGAGCACATCATGAAAGGCTGCAGAGAAGCCCTGAAAACTCTCAGCCTGCCATGTGAGACAAAACAACGCAGTAAATGCTCAACATTTGGTGGCAATTTTGTCTATATTAGTGTAATAAATACTGGGAAACACCAAGAGAAGAAATTGCATCGAACAAGGTCTTCTGACGAGCACTGCAGCTGTTACCGTATGCCGCATAGGCCTGATAATCCAAAATTGGCTCGCAAGCACACATCTCAGTTTTAAAAATTCCGCTTATTATACAATCCACAGTCAGGGTTTAATGAAATGAACATGCTGGGAACTGCGTGGCTTCACCGTTGATCcacttattttcaaattttcCTTAGCAAAGAGTGTAAGAAAGGTTCTACATATACAGTTGTGTGATTGTTGTCGCTTGTTTATTTCCACATTAAGGACGGCGTCATGCCGTAATATTTACCTGCCGTGTGTTAAGcacacaatgcattgtgggtgaATACGTTCTGGATCGCTTTGCGGCCACATTGTGTCTGTACAGCTCCGCAGTGCGAGCGTGAGTCTGAATAACCGCGAGTACACTGTTCATTCACTTAGTAATTTATATTGTGGCCATTTGCTGCACtacttttgtgtatttttcatacaTATTGTGTGCCTTAAACACACGTTGGGGACTACATTGTGGTCATATTTTTGTTAGTTGAGAGTCTGGAGAGAAATGTACTTGAAAATGGTGTgcttatttacatgtttttaagtACCGGTACTTATTTGGGTCACCAAGTCTGCACAAGTGTTTAATGGGCGGCGCCATTATGCAATGCCTGCGGCTGTAGTCAGCCTTCCATGAAGCTCAATAATTGTCCCTTCTAGCTACGcattaatatttaagttattggtttatgttgtcattctgtaacttgCGTGGAGTGTGTTGCCAAATAATGCGTCCAGTTAAGTTTATGCACATTCGCACCGTGGCTAAGTGATATTACTGCAACACAGCAGCTGCAGAAAGTAGCTTGTAATCTcgcttgttacttttaaaatcaagtaatcagtaaagtactATTTATGGTCAAATAAACATCTACCTTCCTGATTCCCGACATCATATGATCACACTCGTAACCGATAGGCCGACTCACAGCAGAGGGAAATTATGCACATGGCGTGCAGCTTGTTCTCCGAGCGTATGTACGAGCGCATGCAGATGACGAAGATGTTGCCGAAGCAGGTGGTGGCCGAGACCACCCAGACGAAGACCCTCAGCACGATGTTGGCCAGCAGGTCCTCGAACGACGAGATGCCGTCCGTGTTGGGTTTGCAGCTGCGCACGTGAGGCGCGTAGCCGCAGTACTGGAACTTTTTGAAGTAGCTGCCaaatgcgcacacacgcacatgcacacaagtGTTGTAATTCATTGCAATAGCAAAGGTCATTAAAAAGGTTAAGGCCGCTTCAGCTTGCGGCAGTCGATTCACTTCCTGTGATTAGACGCTGAGAGATAGACTGCATAAATTGTGCTGGAAAGCGCTGGCATTTCAATTCGTTTTTCAGCAGCTGGTGATTTGAAAGATCACTAAAAGAACACAAAGACCAATAAGGAGGGACGAGAGTTCAGTTCATGAGATCGTCTCCATCAGGAAAGGATCAGACTAAGTAACAGTCACATAGCAGGGgacatacatttttataaaaacactTCCCAAAACAATCTTCCCCTTTGGAACCCGACTCGACTTCCAGGTCATATGAATCACTACATCGTCATTCTACACACACGTCAAGATCAATAACTTTATGTTTTAAGGCCCGACCAATTAATCGGCCGGCCCATCTAGTCGGCcgatgtgaaaaaatattggcccattaaaaaaaaaaaaaaaaaaatattattattattatttttttttacacattacaacatgaaacaatgataatgacattcaaacattcCCACCAAGTTGCTAAAAACTAGTTAATAACACTAtaaggggcaaaaaaaaaagttggactcaaataatgtttcaattcaaatgtattgcagcTCAAATTTAAATAGAATCGTAGATTCGTTGACCTGCGACGCGTCACGCCAAGCCGATATGATCACGTCCTCGTCATCACGGTTTCGTTTTGTTTCCTGCTGAATTGTTCCTGTATTGTGTTTCGAATCGTGCTGCGCCTTCTCGCCATGGATTTGATTCTGCTTCAATATGGcttttgattgattaattgtatGATGACTTGGATTCTGGAATTATGGAACTGGAAAAGTTTTGACGACTTCTTCCGGTCCATTTTGAACATGattcaataataatttttctttcattgCCGATTTAATTCAAGGATCCTTTGTGATTTTTCAATGTCAAATGTGATTgttcaataaatttgcaaagACAGTTGGCTGAAGAATGAGGTTTCCATGGCAATAGCGGTGGGAGGGGATGTCTGCAACCGGTCTGTTGTCCATAGGTGTTCTCCATAGAGACAAACtttaattgtacaaataaatggaTGTGTCAGTGACGAGGTTTCATTCAAATAACATTCAGTAAAGAATTTGAACACACTTTACACCAGGGGTGAGCAAAATGTAGTGCTCACGGGCCACCTTTGCTTTTCAAATCGGACTGTTGGGGCAGGGCATTCGTTGATAAcctgaaaaaaagtttcaatgtgGATATAGAATATGCAAAATTGTTAATTTGAACAATAAAAtgattcattctcatttttaattgtattctttttaattGAGTAAATGATTATTCaccaattattaaatatttttcgtattgtattcatttatttgtattcatatatTGCATATACGTtcctttattttccatttttcaatgtattgtttacaataaatcaactacGCAATAATCTAATGAGACACATGCAGTTTAATTGAGCAATTTTAGTACAGCGGATCCACAGCTCACCCCAGACTCCTCTACCGCGGAGCGTGCCGACACGACCACGGCTTTCCATACCATGACGACTTGTTACGTCTAAAAACGGCAACTGTGAACTGCATACATAAAGACTGTAAAAGCACGGGTTGTATTTTCGtccgtggaggcagcacttcatactgGTCAATTAGTAGTCACGCTAATCTGTGTTAAAACTGCTGCTCTGCTTAGCTATTGGCTACCTTGGACTGACCGTGGCTTGGAAGTGGGTCTGGATCTTGGTCCAGCTTACCTGCAAAGTCACGGGTGCAGGGTCCGATgggaaaaacctttttcctcCCAATATAATAATGCCACTGTGTGGATTACAAGGTTTTCCTAGTTTCCCAATTGGTGGAAAAATTGAACAGGTGTGATGTCATTCTACTTCCAAAGTAAAATCCGAGATAATCCGGCGGGAGGGACGAGTATTACGAACGGCGGGATACGATGGAGCGACGGCGTCGTACTCACATGTGGGTCAGGTATTTAAGAGGCTCGAACATCCGTCGTTGGATGTTGGCAATTTCGATGCCCTCGATGCTCCTGGAGAACACAAAGAGCCACGGGGAACAGGCATTCAACAAGACGTGACCACAAACATAAACTTGGAACCAAAACTAAGAAAGAgtaagagggacataaagtatATAATGTCAAATTACTAAAAaacgtaaaaaataaaaaacatgcagtcatctgagataggcgccaggatgcccgcgaccctagtgagtggTACGGAGATGTAGATTATATACAATTTTACTCATAAAAAAtagttgatgtaataaaaaatacaattatatgtTATATTAAATAATTGTCAGGTagttaaaatattactttaaatatatttaatttcagaaataaattacataataAAATAACGTGAGTAAAAAGTCTACTTATGTTGAGTATAATTTTTTCCATAATTATAATAACACTTTaaattaatggatgaaataaaaacagtcaacTATAACAAATATAAGTAGTTTATATAAGTAcattaaataatttgcaatCAGTTTCAAGATATTAAAACCTATaatcaatgtaaaatataaattctATACAGTCATTAAATAACAGCCGttttattcaattatgttataaaAATACcgcaaattaatttaaaaaacaaaaataatcagaaattaaattcaaaattgAATTCACAAAAATGATGAATTGTATGTACAGTTCATTAACACAAAAACTATTTCGTTTAAttacagacaaaacaaataaaataatataaaagtcATGAAAGGCTGCCTGTATTTCAATTGGAACGCAGCTTCCGCAGCCATTTTATGTCAGATTGTTACCATAGCGCACTGACAAGGAACAttttgtggacaaaagtattgagacacccCAATGACGCCACTTCaaccaattaatcaatcaatcttaATTGAAGCTCAAGTATTCCTATAAGAGCGGAAACTGGTGGAATGGCCACGCGTCCCATTACTTTTGTCGTTACAGCGCATGTGCCGCTTTACACACGACAATAAAAACAGTTCCGTAAACCTACTTT is a window of Phycodurus eques isolate BA_2022a chromosome 9, UOR_Pequ_1.1, whole genome shotgun sequence DNA encoding:
- the rxfp1 gene encoding relaxin receptor 1 isoform X1, whose translation is MAMMMKSFFPAGYLRTAAQVHLLLVAACAASAVNVTEEASPSCPLGFFPCGNLSMCLPQVLHCNGADDCGNQADEENCGDNNGWPHLFDKYFGMPSHNAGTKSIVCLLGLIPEPCQCRDLELDCDGAQLGDVPPVAVNVTMMSLQRNHLQRLKANTFFVYQSLQKLYLQHNEIAEVSPTAFRGLYNLTRLYLNYNRISVLMPGVFRDLHKLEWLILENNNIHHISPKAFSGLNSLVLLALLNNTLTKLDDICREMARLNWLDLEGNLIETLENVSFNSCSMLTVLVLQRNRISHIHERAFSVLQKLGELDLSSNRLMKIPPNLFAHLGDLLQLNISYNRIRELQVDHFDKLPKLKSLSIEGIEIANIQRRMFEPLKYLTHIYFKKFQYCGYAPHVRSCKPNTDGISSFEDLLANIVLRVFVWVVSATTCFGNIFVICMRSYIRSENKLHAMCIISLCCADGLMGIYLFMIGVYDLKFRGEYNRHAQAWMDSGQCQVVGSLAMLSTEVSVLLLTYLTLEKYICIVYPFRYLTPGWRRTVTMLLGIWVFGFMVAFLPLACKGLFRNFYGTNGVCFPLHSEQPETLWTHIYSIAIFLGLNLVAFLIIVLSYASMFYNIQRTGTRTTKYSNHIKKEVTIAKRFFSIVITDSLCWIPIFVLKILSLLQVEIPGTITSWVVIFILPINSALNPILYTLTTRPFRETLMQVWANYRQRKPAVASHPIHQPSLTWQEMWPLQDSSPAAGGRRDTTDAPPAKLVNLAENNTGVPV
- the rxfp1 gene encoding relaxin receptor 1 isoform X2, coding for MAMMMKSFFPAGYLRTAAQVHLLLVAACAASAVNVTEEASPSCPLGFFPCGNLSMCLPQVLHCNGADDCGNQADEENCGDNNGWPHLFDKYFGMPSHNAGTKSIVCLLGLIPEPCQCRDLELDCDGAQLGDVPPVAVNVTMMSLQRNHLQRLKANTFFVYQSLQKLYLQHNEIAEVSPTAFRGLYNLTRLYLNYNRISVLMPGVFRDLHKLEWLILENNNIHHISPKAFSGLNSLVLLALLNNTLTKLDDICREMARLNWLVLQRNRISHIHERAFSVLQKLGELDLSSNRLMKIPPNLFAHLGDLLQLNISYNRIRELQVDHFDKLPKLKSLSIEGIEIANIQRRMFEPLKYLTHIYFKKFQYCGYAPHVRSCKPNTDGISSFEDLLANIVLRVFVWVVSATTCFGNIFVICMRSYIRSENKLHAMCIISLCCADGLMGIYLFMIGVYDLKFRGEYNRHAQAWMDSGQCQVVGSLAMLSTEVSVLLLTYLTLEKYICIVYPFRYLTPGWRRTVTMLLGIWVFGFMVAFLPLACKGLFRNFYGTNGVCFPLHSEQPETLWTHIYSIAIFLGLNLVAFLIIVLSYASMFYNIQRTGTRTTKYSNHIKKEVTIAKRFFSIVITDSLCWIPIFVLKILSLLQVEIPGTITSWVVIFILPINSALNPILYTLTTRPFRETLMQVWANYRQRKPAVASHPIHQPSLTWQEMWPLQDSSPAAGGRRDTTDAPPAKLVNLAENNTGVPV
- the rxfp1 gene encoding relaxin receptor 1 isoform X3; this translates as MCLPQVLHCNGADDCGNQADEENCGDNNGWPHLFDKYFGMPSHNAGTKSIVCLLGLIPEPCQCRDLELDCDGAQLGDVPPVAVNVTMMSLQRNHLQRLKANTFFVYQSLQKLYLQHNEIAEVSPTAFRGLYNLTRLYLNYNRISVLMPGVFRDLHKLEWLILENNNIHHISPKAFSGLNSLVLLALLNNTLTKLDDICREMARLNWLDLEGNLIETLENVSFNSCSMLTVLVLQRNRISHIHERAFSVLQKLGELDLSSNRLMKIPPNLFAHLGDLLQLNISYNRIRELQVDHFDKLPKLKSLSIEGIEIANIQRRMFEPLKYLTHIYFKKFQYCGYAPHVRSCKPNTDGISSFEDLLANIVLRVFVWVVSATTCFGNIFVICMRSYIRSENKLHAMCIISLCCADGLMGIYLFMIGVYDLKFRGEYNRHAQAWMDSGQCQVVGSLAMLSTEVSVLLLTYLTLEKYICIVYPFRYLTPGWRRTVTMLLGIWVFGFMVAFLPLACKGLFRNFYGTNGVCFPLHSEQPETLWTHIYSIAIFLGLNLVAFLIIVLSYASMFYNIQRTGTRTTKYSNHIKKEVTIAKRFFSIVITDSLCWIPIFVLKILSLLQVEIPGTITSWVVIFILPINSALNPILYTLTTRPFRETLMQVWANYRQRKPAVASHPIHQPSLTWQEMWPLQDSSPAAGGRRDTTDAPPAKLVNLAENNTGVPV
- the rxfp1 gene encoding relaxin receptor 1 isoform X4, producing MPSHNAGTKSIVCLLGLIPEPCQCRDLELDCDGAQLGDVPPVAVNVTMMSLQRNHLQRLKANTFFVYQSLQKLYLQHNEIAEVSPTAFRGLYNLTRLYLNYNRISVLMPGVFRDLHKLEWLILENNNIHHISPKAFSGLNSLVLLALLNNTLTKLDDICREMARLNWLDLEGNLIETLENVSFNSCSMLTVLVLQRNRISHIHERAFSVLQKLGELDLSSNRLMKIPPNLFAHLGDLLQLNISYNRIRELQVDHFDKLPKLKSLSIEGIEIANIQRRMFEPLKYLTHIYFKKFQYCGYAPHVRSCKPNTDGISSFEDLLANIVLRVFVWVVSATTCFGNIFVICMRSYIRSENKLHAMCIISLCCADGLMGIYLFMIGVYDLKFRGEYNRHAQAWMDSGQCQVVGSLAMLSTEVSVLLLTYLTLEKYICIVYPFRYLTPGWRRTVTMLLGIWVFGFMVAFLPLACKGLFRNFYGTNGVCFPLHSEQPETLWTHIYSIAIFLGLNLVAFLIIVLSYASMFYNIQRTGTRTTKYSNHIKKEVTIAKRFFSIVITDSLCWIPIFVLKILSLLQVEIPGTITSWVVIFILPINSALNPILYTLTTRPFRETLMQVWANYRQRKPAVASHPIHQPSLTWQEMWPLQDSSPAAGGRRDTTDAPPAKLVNLAENNTGVPV